From the Bacillus tuaregi genome, one window contains:
- the buk gene encoding butyrate kinase — MREQKYRILIINPGSTSTKIAVFENEISIWEKNIKHEIEATESYSNIMEQFTFRKDSILQTLHTEGINLSNLEAVCARGGLLRPIEGGTYEVNEEMLVDLRKGYSGEHASNLGGLLAHDIAKGLNIPAYIVDPVVVDEMDEIARISGLPMIERKSIFHALNHKAVAYRVVKEMNRRYEDVNLIVTHMGGGITIGAHKQGRVIDVNNGLLGEGPFCPERAGAVPVGDIVDLCFSTEFSKEEIMKLLVGKGGFIGYLGTNDPDAIEARIAAGDKKANLIYSAMAYQIAKEIGAASVVLAGCVDGIILTGELASRDILVKEISERVSWIADVYVHPGENELLALAEGALRILRGEEAAKEYFGRAGSLLKK; from the coding sequence ATGCGTGAACAAAAATATCGTATCCTGATTATCAATCCTGGTTCAACAAGCACAAAGATTGCTGTATTTGAAAATGAAATTTCAATCTGGGAGAAAAATATCAAACATGAGATTGAGGCAACTGAATCCTATTCCAATATTATGGAGCAATTCACATTTCGGAAAGACAGTATCCTCCAAACCCTTCATACGGAAGGAATCAATCTCTCCAACCTAGAGGCTGTATGTGCTCGTGGTGGCCTGCTTCGTCCGATAGAGGGAGGAACGTATGAAGTGAATGAAGAAATGCTTGTTGATTTAAGAAAGGGCTATTCAGGAGAGCATGCCTCGAACCTTGGGGGATTGCTTGCCCATGATATTGCTAAAGGGCTTAATATCCCTGCCTATATAGTTGACCCGGTAGTAGTCGATGAAATGGATGAAATCGCGAGAATATCCGGATTGCCGATGATTGAAAGAAAAAGTATTTTTCATGCCTTAAATCATAAAGCGGTGGCCTATCGGGTAGTGAAAGAGATGAACAGACGCTATGAAGACGTCAATTTAATTGTTACACATATGGGTGGAGGCATCACGATTGGGGCACATAAGCAAGGACGAGTAATTGATGTTAATAATGGTTTACTAGGTGAAGGACCTTTTTGTCCTGAACGCGCAGGGGCTGTACCGGTTGGCGATATCGTCGATTTATGTTTTTCAACAGAATTTTCTAAGGAAGAAATCATGAAGTTGCTTGTTGGTAAAGGTGGTTTTATCGGCTATTTAGGTACTAATGATCCAGATGCAATAGAGGCAAGAATTGCCGCAGGAGATAAAAAAGCCAATCTTATCTACTCTGCCATGGCCTATCAAATTGCAAAGGAAATAGGGGCAGCAAGTGTCGTATTAGCAGGATGTGTGGATGGAATTATTTTAACCGGTGAATTAGCTTCAAGGGACATTTTGGTGAAGGAAATCAGTGAACGCGTCTCCTGGATTGCAGATGTTTATGTACACCCAGGTGAAAATGAACTGCTTGCTTTAGCAGAAGGTGCACTACGAATTCTGCGAGGTGAAGAAGCAGCAAAAGAATATTTCGGGAGAGCAGGAAGCTTGTTGAAAAAATAA
- a CDS encoding sigma-54 interaction domain-containing protein → MQTVMIVGAGRGGLAILQIIQDSAALSIEAVIDVNPEAPGIKWANQKGLKTNSDWRPYRDKTIDMIIEVTGSYEVFADLRSVFGKETVIIPGSVAFLLVKLFKEKERLIKRIQKETYKYNLIFNSTNDGMIVIDNDERVILLNKSAEKIMGTTKNHAVSKRIHEVIPSSHLPRVLRTRKVENNQELMLENGVKIISTRIPLIDENGMLIGAVAVFKEITEAVHLAEQITDLKEFQTKLEAIFHSSNEAISVVDEHGIGMMINPAYSRITGLMEDEVIGKPATTDIADGESVHLKVLKTRREVRGVPMRVGPNKKEVIVNGAPIIVDGKLKGSVGVIHDVSEIKILNRELHRARQIIRKLEAKYSFEDIVGTSDIMKLALEQAKLAAKTPATILLRGESGTGKELFAHAIHNASDRKYNKFIRVNCAALTESLLESELFGYEEGAFTGAKRGGKRGLFEEADNGSIFLDEIGELTIGTQVKLLRVLQENEIIRVGGTKPISLNVRVIAATNVNLEKAMVNGVFREDLFYRLNQMPIHIPALRIRKDDISLLSSRLIEKINQEYGRNIEGMTVSALAKLQTYDWPGNVRELDNILRRAIIFMKYNESLIDVNHLIDLQTTMPPRQGGEKFKLEGTLAEMVEDYEKNIIARTLMKHSGNKTMTAKELGVSLRNLYYKLGKYNIEKNSMQ, encoded by the coding sequence ATGCAAACAGTTATGATAGTTGGTGCAGGGAGAGGCGGTTTGGCAATTCTGCAGATCATTCAAGATTCTGCAGCACTTTCGATTGAAGCCGTTATCGATGTAAATCCGGAAGCCCCTGGTATTAAATGGGCAAATCAGAAAGGTCTAAAAACAAATAGTGATTGGCGTCCGTATAGGGATAAAACCATTGATATGATTATAGAAGTGACAGGAAGTTATGAGGTTTTTGCTGACTTGCGAAGTGTATTTGGGAAGGAAACGGTGATAATACCAGGAAGTGTGGCCTTTTTGCTTGTTAAGCTGTTTAAAGAGAAGGAAAGACTGATTAAACGAATCCAAAAGGAAACCTATAAGTATAACCTTATTTTCAATTCTACCAATGATGGCATGATTGTCATTGATAATGATGAAAGGGTTATTCTCCTCAATAAAAGTGCGGAAAAGATTATGGGAACAACTAAAAATCATGCAGTTAGCAAGCGTATTCATGAGGTTATTCCATCAAGCCATTTACCTCGGGTTTTACGAACAAGAAAGGTTGAAAATAATCAAGAGCTTATGCTGGAAAACGGTGTAAAGATTATTTCAACGAGAATTCCGCTTATTGATGAGAATGGAATGTTAATTGGAGCTGTCGCTGTTTTTAAGGAAATAACGGAAGCGGTCCACTTGGCTGAGCAAATTACCGATCTCAAAGAATTTCAAACGAAGCTAGAAGCCATTTTTCATTCGAGCAATGAAGCGATTTCCGTTGTGGATGAGCATGGCATTGGGATGATGATTAACCCGGCTTATTCAAGGATTACGGGGTTAATGGAAGATGAGGTGATTGGTAAGCCTGCCACAACAGATATTGCCGATGGCGAGAGTGTACATCTGAAGGTGCTAAAAACGCGGAGAGAGGTACGGGGCGTTCCAATGCGGGTAGGTCCTAATAAAAAAGAGGTGATTGTTAACGGTGCTCCGATTATTGTGGATGGAAAGCTAAAAGGTAGTGTAGGGGTCATTCATGATGTCTCAGAAATAAAAATTTTAAATCGGGAATTGCATCGGGCAAGACAAATTATCCGCAAGCTGGAAGCTAAATATTCGTTTGAAGATATTGTTGGTACCTCTGATATCATGAAGCTGGCACTTGAACAGGCAAAACTGGCCGCAAAAACACCTGCCACGATATTATTACGTGGTGAATCCGGGACAGGAAAAGAGTTATTTGCGCATGCCATCCATAATGCCAGTGACCGTAAATATAATAAGTTTATTCGGGTTAATTGTGCTGCTTTAACTGAATCTCTGCTTGAAAGTGAGCTGTTTGGCTATGAAGAAGGAGCTTTTACCGGTGCAAAGCGTGGCGGCAAAAGAGGACTTTTTGAGGAAGCTGATAATGGAAGCATCTTTTTAGACGAGATTGGCGAATTAACGATCGGTACGCAAGTCAAATTGTTAAGAGTGCTCCAGGAGAATGAAATCATCAGGGTGGGTGGAACCAAGCCGATTTCATTAAATGTCCGTGTTATCGCTGCAACGAATGTTAATTTAGAAAAAGCTATGGTCAATGGAGTGTTTCGTGAGGACTTATTTTACCGATTAAACCAAATGCCGATCCATATACCGGCACTTAGGATACGGAAGGATGATATTAGTCTTTTATCCTCGCGATTAATTGAAAAAATAAACCAGGAGTATGGTCGTAATATTGAAGGTATGACTGTATCAGCATTGGCTAAACTACAAACCTATGATTGGCCAGGGAATGTTCGGGAGCTGGATAATATACTGCGCAGAGCCATTATTTTCATGAAGTACAATGAGTCACTAATTGATGTGAATCATCTAATTGATCTTCAAACAACCATGCCTCCACGGCAGGGAGGAGAGAAATTCAAATTAGAAGGGACGTTAGCGGAGATGGTCGAGGACTATGAAAAGAACATCATAGCTCGGACACTGATGAAACACAGCGGTAATAAGACGATGACTGCTAAAGAGCTGGGGGTATCACTGAGGAATTTATATTATAAGCTTGGAAAATATAATATTGAAAAAAATAGCATGCAATAA
- a CDS encoding dihydrolipoamide acetyltransferase family protein, translating into MPQLGESVTEGTLSKWLVSVGDRVKKYDPLAEIMTDKVNAEIPSSYTGVIKELLADEGETLPVGAAILVMETDNSTIEDNEDASEERKKVEQKVSFYHEGKKSESGKLRYSPAVLKLSEEYGIDLKQVKGTGAQGRITRKDLLQLVASGQIVHKENVRLEPAAADTSISEEETQTPNSYVHRNNKKPASGDIEIPITGLRKTIAANMVKSKHEIPHAWMMVEADVTNLVEYRNEIKAEFYQKEGFNLTFFAFIVKAVAQGLKEFPQMNAMWAGDKIIRKKEINLSIAVATEDALFVPVIKHADEKTIKGIAREISVLADKVRTGNTRVEDFQGGTFTVNNTGSIGSVQSMGIINYPQAAILQVESIIKRPVVMNQSMIAVRDMLNLCLSLDHRILDGFICGKFMNRVKEILENTTKDNTPIY; encoded by the coding sequence ATGCCTCAATTAGGTGAAAGTGTAACCGAAGGAACACTTTCCAAATGGCTTGTATCTGTAGGTGACCGGGTCAAAAAATATGATCCGCTTGCAGAAATTATGACAGATAAGGTAAATGCTGAAATACCTTCCTCGTATACAGGTGTTATTAAAGAATTATTAGCTGATGAGGGAGAAACATTACCTGTCGGTGCGGCAATCCTTGTGATGGAAACGGATAACTCTACTATTGAAGATAACGAGGATGCTTCTGAAGAACGGAAAAAGGTTGAACAGAAGGTTAGTTTTTATCATGAAGGGAAGAAGTCAGAATCCGGAAAGCTACGTTATTCCCCAGCTGTATTAAAGCTTTCCGAGGAGTATGGAATTGATTTAAAACAGGTTAAGGGAACAGGTGCTCAAGGGAGAATTACTCGAAAAGACCTCCTGCAATTAGTCGCTTCGGGACAAATAGTCCATAAGGAAAATGTTAGGCTAGAGCCCGCAGCAGCCGATACCTCTATAAGTGAGGAGGAGACTCAAACGCCTAATAGCTATGTGCATAGAAACAATAAAAAGCCTGCTTCTGGAGATATTGAAATCCCCATTACGGGTCTAAGGAAGACCATTGCCGCAAATATGGTAAAAAGCAAGCATGAAATACCCCATGCCTGGATGATGGTAGAAGCCGATGTTACTAACCTTGTCGAATACCGTAACGAGATAAAAGCAGAATTTTATCAGAAGGAAGGCTTTAATTTAACTTTTTTTGCTTTTATTGTCAAAGCTGTAGCACAAGGACTTAAGGAATTCCCGCAAATGAATGCGATGTGGGCAGGAGATAAAATAATCCGTAAAAAGGAGATTAACCTTTCCATTGCTGTAGCGACAGAGGATGCTCTTTTTGTTCCCGTCATAAAACATGCAGATGAAAAAACGATAAAGGGAATAGCTCGTGAAATTTCCGTGCTGGCTGATAAAGTTCGTACCGGTAATACAAGGGTGGAGGATTTCCAAGGCGGTACGTTTACCGTCAATAATACAGGGTCGATTGGCTCCGTCCAATCAATGGGGATCATTAATTATCCGCAGGCTGCCATCCTGCAGGTAGAATCCATTATCAAGCGTCCTGTTGTTATGAATCAAAGCATGATTGCTGTTAGAGATATGTTGAATTTATGCCTCTCGCTAGACCATCGAATTTTGGATGGATTTATTTGCGGAAAGTTCATGAATAGAGTAAAGGAAATCCTTGAAAATACAACAAAAGATAATACTCCAATATATTAA
- a CDS encoding thiamine pyrophosphate-dependent dehydrogenase E1 component subunit alpha has product MMENRHSSLGLNDETVLEMYETMLLARRIDERMWLLNRAGKIPFVISCQGQEAAQVGAAFALDREKDYILPYYRDVGMVLAFGMTAKEIMLSGFAKAEDPNSGGRQMPGHFGQRKNRIVTGSSPVTTQVPHAVGISLAARMSGENIVSLVTFGEGSSNQGDFHEGANFAGVHKLPVIFMCENNKYAISVPITKQLGCEKVSDRAVGYGMPGYTIDGNDPLAVYEAVKNAADRGRRGEGPTLIETITYRLTPHSSDDDDRSYREQAEVEDAKSKDPLAAFLTYLKTVGVLNEKKEQEINERVSLLVNEATEYAEKAPYADPEQVLDYVYAKG; this is encoded by the coding sequence ATGATGGAAAACCGTCACAGTTCTTTGGGGTTGAACGATGAGACCGTTTTGGAAATGTATGAAACGATGCTTTTAGCACGTAGAATCGATGAACGCATGTGGTTGTTGAATAGAGCAGGGAAGATTCCGTTTGTTATTTCCTGCCAGGGTCAGGAGGCTGCTCAGGTAGGAGCTGCTTTTGCGCTTGACCGAGAGAAAGATTATATCCTGCCCTATTATCGCGATGTCGGAATGGTCTTAGCATTTGGTATGACTGCCAAGGAAATTATGCTGTCTGGCTTTGCGAAGGCCGAGGACCCCAATTCGGGTGGGCGGCAGATGCCGGGGCATTTTGGTCAACGAAAAAATAGAATTGTAACAGGTTCGTCACCGGTTACCACTCAGGTTCCCCATGCAGTTGGAATCAGCTTGGCGGCAAGGATGTCCGGAGAAAACATCGTTTCTCTCGTAACCTTCGGCGAAGGTTCCTCAAATCAGGGTGATTTTCATGAAGGGGCAAATTTTGCGGGTGTTCACAAGCTTCCGGTTATTTTCATGTGTGAAAATAATAAATATGCAATTTCTGTCCCAATCACTAAACAGCTCGGCTGTGAAAAGGTATCCGACAGAGCCGTTGGCTATGGGATGCCTGGATATACGATTGATGGCAATGACCCGCTTGCAGTCTATGAAGCAGTAAAAAATGCGGCTGATAGAGGCAGAAGAGGCGAAGGGCCAACCCTAATTGAAACCATCACATATCGTCTCACACCACATTCCTCCGATGATGATGACCGAAGCTATCGAGAACAAGCGGAAGTGGAGGATGCGAAAAGTAAAGACCCGCTTGCAGCCTTTTTAACGTACTTAAAGACGGTTGGAGTTCTCAATGAGAAAAAGGAACAGGAAATCAATGAACGCGTGAGCTTACTTGTAAATGAAGCAACCGAATATGCTGAAAAAGCGCCATACGCTGACCCTGAACAAGTATTAGATTACGTATATGCGAAAGGATAA
- a CDS encoding alpha-ketoacid dehydrogenase subunit beta, which produces MAIISYIEAVTMAIREEMERDNRVFVLGEDVGKKGGVFKATQGLYEQFGEQRVIDTPLAESAIAGIGIGAAMYGLRPIAEMQFADFIMPAVNQIISEAARIRYRSNNDWSCPLVIRAPYGGGVHGALYHSQSVEAVFANQPGLKIVMPSTPYEVKGLLKAAIRDEDPVLFFEHKRAYRLIKGEVPETDYILPIGKADVKREGEDITVITYGLCVHFALQAAENLTKDGISTHILDLRTVYPLDQEAIIEAASKTGKVLLVTEDNKEGSIMSEVSAIIAEHCLFELDAPIKRLAAPDVPAAAYAPTMEKYFMVNPEKVEKAMRELAEF; this is translated from the coding sequence ATGGCAATTATCTCATATATCGAAGCGGTTACGATGGCGATTCGGGAGGAAATGGAAAGAGACAATCGAGTATTTGTATTAGGTGAGGATGTAGGAAAAAAAGGGGGAGTATTTAAGGCAACACAAGGGCTGTATGAACAATTTGGCGAACAGCGAGTCATCGATACTCCTTTAGCCGAATCCGCGATTGCCGGTATCGGAATTGGTGCGGCCATGTATGGCTTGAGACCTATTGCTGAAATGCAATTTGCTGATTTTATCATGCCTGCCGTGAATCAAATTATTTCTGAAGCGGCACGAATCCGCTACAGATCCAATAATGACTGGAGCTGTCCACTTGTAATTCGGGCTCCATATGGCGGCGGTGTCCATGGTGCCTTGTATCATTCTCAATCAGTAGAGGCTGTGTTTGCTAATCAACCGGGCTTAAAAATCGTCATGCCATCTACTCCATATGAAGTAAAAGGATTGCTTAAGGCTGCAATTCGGGATGAAGACCCAGTGCTATTTTTTGAACATAAGCGGGCCTATCGCTTAATTAAAGGAGAAGTGCCGGAAACGGATTATATTCTTCCTATCGGGAAAGCAGATGTAAAGCGTGAGGGAGAGGATATTACCGTAATCACCTATGGGCTTTGTGTTCATTTTGCCCTCCAGGCGGCAGAAAATTTAACGAAGGATGGGATATCGACTCATATTTTAGATTTGCGGACCGTTTACCCTCTTGACCAGGAAGCCATTATCGAGGCTGCTTCAAAAACAGGGAAGGTTCTGCTTGTAACAGAGGATAACAAAGAAGGCAGTATCATGAGTGAGGTTTCAGCGATCATTGCCGAGCATTGCTTATTTGAGTTAGATGCGCCGATAAAAAGACTTGCGGCTCCAGACGTACCGGCAGCTGCTTATGCACCAACAATGGAAAAGTATTTTATGGTCAACCCGGAAAAAGTGGAAAAGGCGATGCGTGAGCTTGCAGAGTTTTAA
- a CDS encoding Leu/Phe/Val dehydrogenase → MDIFHSLEKYDYEQLLFCQDQTSGLKAIIAIHDTTLGPALGGARMWTYATEAEAIEDALRLARGMTYKNAAAGLNLGGGKTVIIGNPHKDKSEALFRSFGRYVQSLNGRYITAEDVGTTVSDMEMIRVETDYVTGISPEFGSSGNPSPVTAYGVYRGMKAAVKEVFGSDSMEGKVVAVQGVGNVAYALCRHLHQEGARLIVTDINKESVQRAVQEFKARAVDPKDIYSVECDIYSPCALGATLNDLTIPKLKAKIIAGSANNQLQEPKHGDMLFEKGIIYAPDYVINAGGVINVADELNGYNRERAMRKVETTIYQNVERVLAIAKRDQIPTYLAADRMAEERLQIIKNSRTQFLQNGHHILSRR, encoded by the coding sequence ATGGACATATTTCATAGCTTAGAAAAGTACGATTATGAACAGCTCCTATTTTGTCAGGATCAAACCTCTGGTTTAAAGGCGATTATTGCGATACATGATACAACATTGGGACCTGCCCTAGGCGGAGCCCGTATGTGGACATATGCCACAGAGGCTGAAGCCATAGAAGACGCACTTAGACTAGCGCGCGGCATGACTTATAAAAATGCAGCGGCTGGACTGAATCTTGGCGGTGGGAAAACGGTTATTATCGGAAATCCACATAAGGATAAAAGTGAAGCACTCTTTCGTTCCTTTGGACGTTATGTGCAAAGCTTAAACGGCAGGTATATTACGGCAGAGGATGTAGGTACAACGGTTTCCGATATGGAAATGATTCGTGTGGAAACGGATTATGTTACCGGGATATCGCCAGAATTCGGGTCCTCGGGCAATCCTTCGCCGGTAACAGCATATGGAGTTTACAGGGGAATGAAAGCAGCTGTAAAGGAAGTATTTGGGTCTGATTCAATGGAAGGAAAGGTGGTTGCTGTTCAAGGGGTTGGGAATGTGGCATATGCTCTTTGTCGTCATTTACATCAAGAAGGGGCTAGGCTGATTGTCACAGATATTAATAAAGAGTCGGTTCAAAGAGCGGTCCAGGAGTTTAAGGCACGAGCAGTCGATCCTAAAGATATCTATTCTGTTGAATGTGATATCTATTCTCCCTGTGCACTTGGTGCAACCTTGAATGATTTGACCATACCGAAGCTAAAGGCAAAAATCATAGCCGGATCGGCAAATAACCAACTGCAGGAACCTAAGCATGGTGACATGCTTTTTGAGAAGGGGATTATCTATGCACCTGATTATGTAATCAATGCAGGCGGAGTCATTAATGTAGCGGATGAACTGAATGGGTATAACCGTGAGCGTGCTATGAGGAAAGTGGAAACGACCATTTATCAAAATGTTGAAAGAGTGCTTGCTATTGCAAAGCGTGATCAAATTCCAACCTACCTTGCAGCAGACAGGATGGCAGAGGAAAGACTGCAGATTATCAAAAATTCGCGGACACAATTTTTACAGAACGGACATCATATCTTAAGCAGGCGGTAG
- a CDS encoding methylmalonyl-CoA mutase subunit beta — MSLKEMIDHAFSQQTYEAWKQKAEETLKGKGIDTLSRNTYENIQLKPLYTKEDVNVENLSQFPGSGDFRRGSKPLGYIGGSWEIAQRIDTENAEEFKERLKAGFEKGQTAIAFAPSVSLVKELPELLTEFYESHSLSVNGAHFQNEIVYGLASLRNSEKVSGYVGKDPVSLYAKQGGEKENLDSVYDRLVETMQTASSACPELKTLLVDTTVYHNGGANAIQELAIALATAVHHIEQLKARGIEVQDILSKLVFHFSIGSNFFMEIAKLRGARSLWSKIVEAYHASPDAEGQMVLSADTSWFTKTAYDPYVNLLRASNEAFAAVLGGIQYLHVSPYNEPEGKATAFSDRIARNTQLILKDEARLSTVVDPAGGSWYVESLTNQLIEQAWSLFLEIEEKGGIITVLQSNWLQEQIMEVAAKRQKDISSRKQSIVGTNKYANLDDTPLKVESSSSGDTIPSAVSPIQEARLAEPYEKLRKRAEKLAKDKAAPAVGLICLGKLKHHKVRADFISGFLAPGGIKTERSQELEGAEGALNFIKKTMLNHYVVCGSDDDYKAIGGETIQSIKAEFPHVKLHLAGLPVEEEQKSLLDSGISQFIHVKSNSYDVAAAFLDELEVE, encoded by the coding sequence ATGAGTCTAAAAGAGATGATTGATCATGCATTTTCACAGCAAACATATGAAGCCTGGAAACAAAAGGCAGAAGAAACGTTAAAGGGAAAAGGGATAGACACTTTATCGAGAAATACCTATGAAAACATTCAATTAAAACCCTTGTATACAAAAGAGGATGTGAATGTTGAGAACCTGTCCCAATTTCCAGGAAGCGGTGATTTTCGCCGTGGAAGTAAACCATTAGGGTATATTGGAGGTTCTTGGGAGATTGCACAGCGCATTGATACAGAGAATGCAGAAGAATTTAAAGAAAGACTAAAGGCAGGCTTCGAAAAAGGACAGACTGCCATTGCATTTGCACCTTCGGTTTCGCTTGTAAAGGAATTACCAGAACTTCTTACAGAATTTTATGAATCCCATTCATTAAGTGTAAATGGAGCTCATTTTCAAAACGAAATCGTCTATGGACTAGCTTCGTTAAGGAATTCTGAAAAAGTAAGCGGATATGTAGGGAAAGACCCTGTTTCACTTTATGCGAAGCAAGGGGGAGAAAAGGAAAATTTAGATTCTGTTTATGATCGTTTAGTTGAAACGATGCAAACAGCTTCATCGGCATGCCCTGAGTTGAAAACGCTTTTGGTCGATACGACTGTCTATCATAATGGTGGTGCCAATGCTATTCAAGAGCTTGCGATTGCCCTTGCAACAGCCGTCCATCATATCGAACAGTTAAAAGCGAGAGGGATAGAGGTTCAGGATATACTTAGTAAACTAGTCTTTCATTTTTCAATCGGCAGTAATTTCTTTATGGAAATTGCAAAGCTTCGTGGTGCTAGAAGCCTATGGAGTAAGATTGTCGAGGCTTATCATGCTTCTCCAGATGCCGAGGGACAAATGGTGCTTTCAGCTGATACATCATGGTTTACAAAAACGGCCTATGATCCATATGTTAATTTATTAAGGGCTAGCAATGAAGCTTTCGCTGCTGTGCTTGGAGGAATTCAATATCTGCACGTTAGCCCTTATAATGAGCCTGAGGGTAAGGCAACAGCATTTTCTGATCGAATTGCCCGTAATACACAGCTGATTCTAAAGGATGAAGCCCGATTAAGTACCGTAGTAGATCCGGCAGGCGGATCGTGGTATGTAGAATCATTAACGAATCAATTGATTGAACAGGCATGGTCGTTGTTCCTTGAAATTGAAGAAAAGGGCGGAATCATAACTGTGCTGCAATCCAATTGGCTGCAGGAGCAAATCATGGAAGTGGCAGCAAAACGACAGAAGGATATCTCTTCGCGTAAACAGTCCATTGTTGGAACTAATAAATATGCGAATTTAGATGACACGCCGTTAAAGGTAGAATCTTCCAGTAGTGGAGACACAATACCTTCTGCTGTCAGCCCTATTCAAGAAGCACGTTTGGCTGAGCCATATGAGAAGCTTAGAAAAAGAGCAGAGAAATTGGCAAAGGACAAAGCTGCACCTGCTGTCGGCCTGATTTGCCTTGGAAAATTAAAGCATCATAAGGTACGGGCAGACTTTATCAGCGGGTTTTTAGCTCCTGGAGGAATTAAAACAGAAAGAAGTCAGGAGCTTGAAGGGGCTGAAGGGGCACTGAACTTTATTAAGAAGACCATGCTTAATCATTATGTGGTTTGTGGGTCTGATGATGACTATAAAGCAATTGGAGGAGAAACCATTCAGTCCATTAAAGCTGAATTTCCTCATGTAAAGCTTCACTTAGCAGGTTTACCTGTTGAAGAGGAGCAAAAATCTCTGCTTGACAGCGGAATCTCTCAGTTTATTCATGTGAAAAGCAACAGCTATGACGTAGCTGCAGCCTTTTTAGATGAATTGGAGGTGGAATAA
- the lpdA gene encoding dihydrolipoyl dehydrogenase: MAHEYDLVILGGGPGGYVAAIRAAQLGLKTAIVERDKLGGTCLHKGCIPTKSLLRSAEVYRKAKESDEYGVEINEVALNYMKVQQRKNKIVAQLYSGVQHLMKKGKIDVFAGIGRILGPSIFSPLPGTISVEMNEGGENELLIPKNVILATGSRPKTIPGLHIDGHFVMTSDEALEMIELPKSILIVGGGVIGIEWASLLADFGVDVTILEFASRMIPTEDKEISKEMERVLKKRGIKAVTDAKVLPETMKMGTDVSISAEVNGAVKGFSAERVLISVGRQANIHGIGLENTDIQLENGFIRTNEFYQTNNSHIYAIGDCIGGLQLAHVASYEGMTAVAHIANQEPQPLEYTRIPSCVYSYPEAAKVGLTEEEARTKGYQIKTGKFPFRAIGKALVLGEADGFVKMVVDEATNDVLGVHMIGPHVTDLIAEAGLARVLDATPWEIAQSLHPHPSLSEVMGEVAWLIEGKAIHG, translated from the coding sequence TTGGCTCATGAATATGACCTTGTCATCCTTGGCGGTGGTCCTGGCGGGTATGTAGCTGCAATCCGCGCTGCCCAGCTTGGTCTCAAAACAGCGATTGTGGAAAGGGATAAATTAGGCGGTACCTGTCTACATAAAGGCTGTATTCCAACGAAGTCCTTGTTACGCAGTGCAGAGGTTTATCGAAAGGCAAAGGAAAGTGACGAATATGGCGTTGAAATCAATGAAGTAGCCTTAAATTATATGAAAGTACAGCAGCGCAAAAATAAAATAGTAGCGCAGCTCTATAGTGGAGTACAGCATTTAATGAAAAAAGGGAAAATCGATGTTTTTGCGGGAATCGGACGTATATTAGGTCCATCTATTTTCTCGCCATTACCAGGTACGATTTCCGTTGAAATGAATGAAGGCGGAGAAAACGAACTCTTAATTCCCAAAAATGTCATTTTGGCAACCGGCTCTAGACCAAAAACCATTCCTGGCCTCCATATCGATGGTCACTTTGTCATGACATCTGATGAAGCGTTAGAAATGATAGAGCTGCCAAAATCGATTCTCATTGTTGGCGGAGGTGTAATTGGGATTGAATGGGCCTCACTTTTGGCAGACTTTGGGGTAGATGTTACTATTTTGGAGTTTGCCAGCAGAATGATTCCTACTGAAGACAAGGAAATATCAAAAGAAATGGAGCGTGTACTGAAAAAGAGAGGCATTAAAGCAGTAACAGATGCGAAAGTTCTACCAGAAACGATGAAAATGGGTACTGATGTCTCCATCTCAGCGGAGGTGAATGGAGCAGTAAAGGGATTTTCAGCTGAAAGGGTGTTAATTTCAGTCGGAAGACAGGCGAATATTCATGGTATTGGGCTAGAAAATACAGATATTCAGCTGGAAAATGGCTTTATTCGGACAAATGAATTTTACCAAACCAATAATTCACATATCTATGCGATTGGCGATTGTATTGGTGGTCTGCAGCTTGCCCACGTAGCTTCATACGAAGGGATGACAGCCGTTGCCCATATAGCCAACCAAGAACCTCAACCGCTTGAGTACACGCGAATACCTTCTTGTGTATACAGTTACCCGGAAGCAGCAAAGGTCGGTTTGACAGAAGAAGAGGCAAGAACAAAAGGGTATCAAATCAAAACAGGTAAGTTTCCTTTCCGGGCCATTGGGAAGGCGCTGGTACTTGGAGAAGCTGATGGTTTTGTCAAAATGGTTGTGGATGAGGCGACCAATGATGTACTCGGAGTTCATATGATTGGTCCCCATGTAACGGACTTAATTGCAGAGGCAGGACTTGCCCGCGTCCTTGATGCTACACCATGGGAAATAGCGCAATCGCTTCATCCGCATCCGAGCCTATCAGAGGTAATGGGGGAAGTGGCATGGCTTATAGAAGGGAAAGCAATCCATGGCTAA